ATAAAAGGGAAGGCTAATTTTAAATATTCTCTGCTTTTGTTTAAATGACATGACCCAGAAGCCCAAAACTAAACAACTTGAGTGGGAAGAAAGCCTGGCTTTTCTTTATCATTGTGTGGTGTGATAACAGTAGCCAGTCAGTTCAGGAacctggtttttcttttcttttttaaataacccCAACCTGGTAAATTAACAATACAGCTTTCCATTTCTATGTGTAATCACTGAGCTGTGGTGCTGATGGTTTATGGTTGCTTTCCTTTTACATATTGTCTGGTGGTACCTTTTgtgaaatgtattttattatgcTGGCTGCTATGTTTACTAGAGCAGAGTCCCCTTACTCATAGGGGACATGGGTAAGATCAGGTAGGCCTAGTGCTTCCATGGAATGATTTGTCTCAGGAACTCCAGGGTATATAGGGATTGACTTAGCAGTGCACTGTGTTATAAAGCCATAGACATGTACACTGCACATGAAAGCCCCATGCTTGTTCCAGTGAGAGTATGGACATCTTAAACATGTAGATTGCTCCATCACTTCAACCCAAGTGGTGGTTCTGGATGCAGAGCCCCCTACATACAGTGATCTCTGCAGACGTATACAGAAGTCTACATGCACACTGGAACACAGATGAGTCCCTGGATCAGACAGCATAGGTCTACAAATTTTAACGGGCATTAGCTTTGTATCACAAAGTACAGAGCTTCTGTTTGCAGGCAACTTAATGTGTCCCATGCATTAATTTGGACATGCAGCTTAATAAAACACCTGTAGAATTGTTTGTTTCCATATCCATTGTTGAttatgggctcatccacacttagcttttgcCTACGCTTTTTAGGTACAGATTTGCACTTTAAAGCAGTATccgagcaatttttttttttttttttgctgcagcactTTCCCCACGAAAAAccgctctttaatgctgaattggaaTGAATGGCAATTTGGCTTAGCTGcggattgctgtttgctttgattcagcagtaaagagtgtgtATTTGCGTGGAAAGCgcttgggaaaagaaaaagtGCTCAGAAGCagtgctttaaagtgtggacctgtgcctaaAAATGCGGCACAAAAGTAAGTCTTGATGAGCCTTTAGCAACCAGATGAGGAAGTGCTAGAGGATAAAGAGAAAATCATGTGAAAATATAATGGTCACCTTATCTCCCAACACTCATGTGATATAGGAAATCAAAGCacatgatgccactttaaaggTAAGTATTGTATGTCACCTTAAAAATGCTTTCCCCCACAACATTGTTATGTTTGTTAATACAGAATTgtggctgccttcaaatgtcatTTGTTGCCATGTGAATAAGAAATCCTAGTGTTAAAACTAGCTTAATAAAGTCCTTCAAAATATATGAAACAGTGTAAATGCATTCTTTTTGTCCTTTAAAGATTTGTAAGGACTAGTAAGTTCTTGGTTTTCAAAATGATTATGATGAACATAGTGAAATAATTATAGGACTGTATCCATTGGTTGTATAAAGAGAAAGTAGACCTGTTCTATATGTTACTCAAAATGTTTTCTAAACATGGACAGGGGCACAAATCTATAGCTTTTGGGAGGGTATTCCAAGGCCACAGGAAAAAAGAGGGAGGTCTGCCAAAAGTGGGTATGATGGGGCTAAATTGGATCCACTAGGGCCAGAATATAGAGAGAAGTATAATAGCCGAGGGGACCAATCTGGGACCAACAAGAGGAAAAACCTAAAAAAAGAAGGGAGTAAAAGCAGCACCTGTACAGCTTTGGTGCTGCTGGATTGGGCTGTCTCCCTATCCCAGTAACCCTGTAGGATTTATAGTAGTGATATCCCCAATAGTTCAGAgatacaggttttgttttttttaaagtatagtgTGTATACTTTTGAGTTAACAAATAACTACATTTTTCTAACAACATGCTATTTTCATGGTTCGTTGTGTAAGCCTTCCTTAACCTAGCACCCTccatgttttggacaacaacttctATCacccttgatcatgctggctgggacttgcagaagttgtagtccaaaacactggAAGAGCACCAGATTATGGAAGGCTGCTTTATGTTGTCCAAAGAAATTGGTGTTATTGGGTAGCACAACTAAGTAACATCCAAACCCTTCAgctaaatatatattattatagaGAAATATAGACATATCAGTTTGCCTTGGGTAAAAGGTTGGCTTGACTCTAATTAGGATGCAGGTAGTATATTCATGGGTTCTAGATGTGTTATTTTTGGACGTTGTTAACTCCTAAGAAAAAAGACTATTGTCTAGTAGTAAACTGTCTCAACAGGGCCTGGCCAGTTCTTGGcgtttcaaaataaataaagaaaaagggTTTCTAATTGTGGGAGAAATATATTCTTAAAAGCTGCTTTAATGTATCAAATTTAATTCAGTTGCTACAATATAAACTTTTATTTGGATATATAACGATCTAAATAATCGCACAAGAGTATCAAATGAATgtgctaaaccagaaataactGGTATTAAATGATCATTGTCACTGCATCAGACAAACATCTGAGTCCAGAGCTCATCGCATAACCAATGTGCACATGGAGCTATTATGTATGCAGTCTGCCCTATTCAAGGAGACAGCAGATCCACAGACAGGGATTATCGGTAGTTGAACTAAATTCTGGAAAGCTCCATGAGCATTTTAGAAATCCAGTGGGTTTGATCCAGAGGAAGTCACCCATGgttttgttggttgttgtttagttgtgtccgactcttcgtgaccccatggaccagaagtcCCATTTATTTAAGCAAATGGGACTAAAGTGGTTAACTTCATCTGGATCCAACCTACCCAGTGCCTCTAAATAAGAAAACCCTGATGATTTTATTTATCCCTGTTACGACTGCCAAAGATAGAGGAAAACAAAAGCCTTGGTGTGATGTAGCCCTCCAGGAAAAGGGAGAATGGCTGACATTTCACTGGTGTTTGGGGATACTGAATGGAAGCATACAATCCATTAGTGTTTACCTAAACTCCAGTAAATTCAAAAACGAAAGGGGTTTCAAGTTACTTATTAGTTACAATGATTAAGGAAAAGTTCACAGTCTCCATGATATTGAAATCCTCTGGGTGACGCTGTACTTGAAGGTGTAAATATAAAATCAACATATAATGAAGAGAGCCCTTGCTATATAGAAGTCCAAATAATCAAATATATAGATAcatataatatttaatattttgaaCTTTTCAAAGGCTGCAATCATTTTGCTAACAAAAATAATATGCGCTTAAATGTTTTTGTACATTCCTCAAttcaagtattttttaaatataagtaGTGAGAATAACAGGTAATAGCACCATATTCTACTGATACAGGGCAAGATTCTATTTCACAACCTATGCTTATACCAGTAGCTTTTATACCAAGAAGTCACACTGAAGACAATGGAATAACTTAGATGACCTACAACTGAAGTATTGGTACTACGATCTTAACACAATAATGCCTAGATCATAACCTTAACTTTTACAACCATTCAGCAACAAAATGGGAAACCTTTAAAGAAATTGAAACTTTTCTGTTCATTGATTTTGTAGTACTTCACTCTCCCAATATTCAAACTAATACAAGGAGTAGCTGTAATTAGTACAGAAATTGTCTTGATTCTCTACTCTTTCAAAGAGTATGGCACTTCAAAAACTACAGctttgaaaatttaaaaaattagttAGTTTCCAAATGACTGATTAAAGGTACCTACAGAAACTTTTAAAGAGCACGCGACTACTCACTgctaaaaaatcaattaaaaaatttaaaactaTATAATTTATTTTCACCGATGATTATATTTAAATGAGATCCTGCTGGAACATCTGTAATAATTTATGATTCTTTGCTGTGTACCAATTCAGGTAGGAAGTAAGGGCACTATCAGAAACCTAGCCTACATACAGGCATCCTGAAATGGAGTTACATCTTTTCCCACAAtatgcattcatttcaataggttcTTCTAAGTGACATTCCCACTGGATTGTCCTATACCCCTTTCCCCCATCCTCACTGTATTGCCCTTTCCCGTATGTGTTAGAGCAACATTTTTCTTATCAATTGCCCTAATGCTGAGTGAATATTCTGAGTATTAGTCTAAAGCAGGCTGACTGATGTCTCAGTCTCCTTCTAAATAACTTAGTGGTCAACAtctttggaaaataaaaagatCCCATCACTTTTTTGCTTTCTTGGCTTTTTTCAGTATATCACACTTTTTTCTATTGGGACGTCTGCATCTTTCATCAATGCTTGGTATACATTCATAATGCCACACTTCATCCATTTTCTCAACAGGATAAACAGCTTCAACATAATGACGGATTAGTCTCAGTCTGACAGGATCGAGCTGCTTTTTGTTACAAGCCCCTGAATGGTTGTATTGCAGTCTGAGGTTATCTGAAGTAAACAGCTCTGGAAAAAGTCTTACAAGAAGCCTGGCAGCAAAGTTACCAACTGAAAGGCTCTGCTGTACTATTTCTCTTACTTCCTTGTCAGACAGCAGATACAGAGAAGGCACAGGAAAGTCTGGAGGAGGAACAACAAGTTCCTCAAGTGGTATCTTGCAAAAATCTTTGTTGCTTCTTTCCGGAGGCAATGGCGGTCCTTCGAATTCTTCTTTAAATCTTTCCGGGTTTATTGCATAGGTCAAAAATTCTCTCCTTTCAGGTCCTGGCACATGGACCTTTCGCTGCAGTTGGTATGTGCGTCTTTGCTCTGTATCTCTTCGACGACATCTTTCATCGAGTTTTCCAACAAATTCCAATGTCCATACTCGATCATTCTTCGCTCTCGGATATAGCATTTGCACATAATGTCGAATTAATTTAATCCTAACAGGATCAAGTTGTTTCTTACCCAGTGATCCACTACAATTATATTGCTTCCTTAAGTTTTCATGGGTAAACAGTTCAGGGAATAAATGAACTAGCAATCGAGAAGCAAAATTGCCGATTGACAAACTGCTCTCATATATGTTCTTAAGCTGTTCCTTGCTTAACAGGTAGTCTGGAATAGGGACATCAAAATCAGGAGAAGGGACATCAAGCTTATCAAAGTCTATAGGCACAAGCCAAATCTTTTTTGACCTTCTGCCTGGCCTTTCATATTCAAAATTATCTTCCACTTTTATAATAGACACATCATCAGGCAAACTAGAAGAATCATAGCATTCCTCTCTCATCTGTTCACTCTCACTGTCATCCATATACATGCTTTCAAGTTCATCATTTATTCGCTGAACACAATGCTGCAACCAGGCCTTTCTCTCCTGCATAGCAGGAAAATAAATCTCTGTGTACCTGCGAATTACCTGAAGTCGCTGTGGGTCAAGCTCTTGTTTCCCACATTCTCCATAACAACTGTATCTCTCGGCCAACTTCCTGTGATCAAAGAGTTCTGGAAACAATCTATGTAATAAAAAGACACAAAACTCTCCAGGAGAGGAAGCTTCATCTAAAAATTCATTTATGTCCTGAGCATCAAATACCCATTCAGAGGCAATGGAACTACTCCTGTCCATGGGCAGAGCTTCATCCTCCTCCTTATCATCAATAACTTGATCAGCCTCATAAAAACTGGAGGACTGTATGTCTGGCTGACTATTTTCCATGTCTCTCTGTGCCCAAAAGCTACTGAAAAAGTCATTGACCTGAGGCAAACACTCTGCCTGCCAAACCGCAGGATTCTTCACAGAAGGATAACAGACTTCTACATAATTTCGGATGAGCTGCAGATGAAGTGACTCAAGTTTCTTTTTGTTAAGATAGCCACAGGTACTACAGGTCCTGCTTAACTCATCCTCACTGAAGAGCTCTGGAAAAAGCTGTACCAGTAGTCGGCAAGCCAAATCTCCACCTGATGTACTCTGATCCATGATCTGTTTGAGTTCTGAGGCAGTCAGCTGGTACTCAGGTGGTGGCCTGAATTCTGCTACAGCATCTGTGGGGCTGACATGCTTTTTAATTCGACTGACTTCAAGTGATAACAAGTCTACTTTGCTGTGAAGCTGAGTCATGTTGGAATTTAAGGTATTAAGTgtgtaaaacattttttgtatCAAAGAATATATATTTGGGTCGGACTCGGAAGCAACAGGTGTGATAGCACTCATATCTCTTTTACGTTGCTCATTCAATGTCCGAAGATTGGAAGGACTGCTAGGATTAACCTTT
Above is a window of Lacerta agilis isolate rLacAgi1 chromosome 3, rLacAgi1.pri, whole genome shotgun sequence DNA encoding:
- the BEND3 gene encoding BEN domain-containing protein 3 isoform X1, translated to MNSDELFDDEENAEVIIKNIMKVETDKEDEVLDCSVISRPEKNTLDGLVTSLQDTNKRKRTLFGCDSSGSHQEILPSLKKRGLTQEGLLSNLMHRDGSPTQEDVEQLNKSKNPSITWLGEEEALNNTIMPSYKKPLYGISHKITEKKNLPGTEQFTSYELFEKVNPSSPSNLRTLNEQRKRDMSAITPVASESDPNIYSLIQKMFYTLNTLNSNMTQLHSKVDLLSLEVSRIKKHVSPTDAVAEFRPPPEYQLTASELKQIMDQSTSGGDLACRLLVQLFPELFSEDELSRTCSTCGYLNKKKLESLHLQLIRNYVEVCYPSVKNPAVWQAECLPQVNDFFSSFWAQRDMENSQPDIQSSSFYEADQVIDDKEEDEALPMDRSSSIASEWVFDAQDINEFLDEASSPGEFCVFLLHRLFPELFDHRKLAERYSCYGECGKQELDPQRLQVIRRYTEIYFPAMQERKAWLQHCVQRINDELESMYMDDSESEQMREECYDSSSLPDDVSIIKVEDNFEYERPGRRSKKIWLVPIDFDKLDVPSPDFDVPIPDYLLSKEQLKNIYESSLSIGNFASRLLVHLFPELFTHENLRKQYNCSGSLGKKQLDPVRIKLIRHYVQMLYPRAKNDRVWTLEFVGKLDERCRRRDTEQRRTYQLQRKVHVPGPERREFLTYAINPERFKEEFEGPPLPPERSNKDFCKIPLEELVVPPPDFPVPSLYLLSDKEVREIVQQSLSVGNFAARLLVRLFPELFTSDNLRLQYNHSGACNKKQLDPVRLRLIRHYVEAVYPVEKMDEVWHYECIPSIDERCRRPNRKKCDILKKAKKAKK
- the BEND3 gene encoding BEN domain-containing protein 3 isoform X2, which produces MTLPPVDRNKLGIQGLLSNLMHRDGSPTQEDVEQLNKSKNPSITWLGEEEALNNTIMPSYKKPLYGISHKITEKKNLPGTEQFTSYELFEKVNPSSPSNLRTLNEQRKRDMSAITPVASESDPNIYSLIQKMFYTLNTLNSNMTQLHSKVDLLSLEVSRIKKHVSPTDAVAEFRPPPEYQLTASELKQIMDQSTSGGDLACRLLVQLFPELFSEDELSRTCSTCGYLNKKKLESLHLQLIRNYVEVCYPSVKNPAVWQAECLPQVNDFFSSFWAQRDMENSQPDIQSSSFYEADQVIDDKEEDEALPMDRSSSIASEWVFDAQDINEFLDEASSPGEFCVFLLHRLFPELFDHRKLAERYSCYGECGKQELDPQRLQVIRRYTEIYFPAMQERKAWLQHCVQRINDELESMYMDDSESEQMREECYDSSSLPDDVSIIKVEDNFEYERPGRRSKKIWLVPIDFDKLDVPSPDFDVPIPDYLLSKEQLKNIYESSLSIGNFASRLLVHLFPELFTHENLRKQYNCSGSLGKKQLDPVRIKLIRHYVQMLYPRAKNDRVWTLEFVGKLDERCRRRDTEQRRTYQLQRKVHVPGPERREFLTYAINPERFKEEFEGPPLPPERSNKDFCKIPLEELVVPPPDFPVPSLYLLSDKEVREIVQQSLSVGNFAARLLVRLFPELFTSDNLRLQYNHSGACNKKQLDPVRLRLIRHYVEAVYPVEKMDEVWHYECIPSIDERCRRPNRKKCDILKKAKKAKK